From the genome of Thermococcus sp.:
GACCCGGGCTGGAGGGCGGGGTTCATCGTTGGGTGCTTTGCACCCGTTCCCCCCGACGCCGCCGTCTTGGCGCCCGGGTCTTCGTCGCCCCCTGTTCGGGGGCTCCACCCAATAGGGATGAACCCCCGCAGTGAAAAATTTTTGCAAAATCGGTTTCGGAGGAGATTTTTAGAAAAGAAGCTGTCAAAAGAGAGGGTCAAAATGTGCAGAATTGAACATAAAAACGTCAAAAATTTTTGCAATCAGAGGCGGAGTATCTCCGAGACGATGCTTATCTTCGATACTGGAGTTGGTATCGTGTTGGTGACGGCAAGCTCGTCAACGGCTTTACTGACCCTCTCAATGGCACCCTCGGCAAAGACTCCATGGGTAACCCCAACGAATATCTTACTTGCCCCAAGCTTTTTCAGTATCTCAGAAGCTCTAATCATGGTCCCCCCGGTGCTTATGATGTCGTCAACTATGAGAACGTTCTTCCCCCTGACGTCTATGTCCACTGGCCTCATCTCAACCTCGGTTGGAGAAATCCTTCTCTTCTCGAAGTGGCTGTATTCGAGACCAAGTTTTTCGGCAACTGCTTTGGCTCTGTTACGTGCCCCCTTGTCCGGGGCCAGTACTATCCCATCGCCAAGTTTCTCGGCAAAGTAACTAGCTATAACCCCAGCCGGAGAGACGTTAACGCCATTTCCAGGGAAATACTTGAGCGTCTCTGGATTGTGGAGGTCGAAGACATAGAGCTCATCGTAGTAGAGGCCGAGCGCCTTCATTATAGCCCTCACACTTATCGGTTCGCCCTCCTTGGTAACCCTGTCCTGCCGGCTGTAGGCGAAGTAGGGCACGACGGCCCTCAGCCTTTGGAAACCCGACTCCCTCAAAGCGTCACCTATG
Proteins encoded in this window:
- a CDS encoding ribose-phosphate diphosphokinase; the encoded protein is MFVIGSGGKHFEKELRELGGEVLEVELRKFPDGEKYVRVLGSGNEATVVSSTFAPQDEKIVELLLIGDALRESGFQRLRAVVPYFAYSRQDRVTKEGEPISVRAIMKALGLYYDELYVFDLHNPETLKYFPGNGVNVSPAGVIASYFAEKLGDGIVLAPDKGARNRAKAVAEKLGLEYSHFEKRRISPTEVEMRPVDIDVRGKNVLIVDDIISTGGTMIRASEILKKLGASKIFVGVTHGVFAEGAIERVSKAVDELAVTNTIPTPVSKISIVSEILRL